From Myxococcus stipitatus, the proteins below share one genomic window:
- a CDS encoding ABC transporter permease produces MGFVDSVLADARFALRTFKRSPGFVLAAVLCLALGIGANAVVFSVVHGVLLRPLPYSEPERIVTVSELRPQLSGGPVSWPTFWAWRDHASAFEHLAAFTTGGAILRTPEDSERLEATRATSDYFAVHGVPPTLGRTFAPGDDQPGHESVVVLGEALWRRRFGANPAVLGQRVLLDDVPHTVVGVIPGSFDPRMDIWLPLVAPPDARDRRNSTVLSVRGRLAQGVSVAAADRDMKELATRLAAEGPAANKDRTVRVDSLAEARTRLWVGPLRLLLGAVALVLLIACANIANLLLARAGARRHELAVRAALGAGRARILQQLLIESLLLAGMGGALGLLVARWGLDGLMLLAPETMPNREAVALDVPVFLFLFAVTLACGLAFGLVPALQATRWELRAGLSAGAGASGSRGLRSVLVIGELALCLVLLVGAGLLGRGFFLLLGTSPGVETERLLTLHLGIPDSRFFTEDGLDTRLPSTLLDPIIQEVRALPGVTAAGMTSLLPIQRAWSNARYTVEGADAPEPGHEPRAERRSTSPGFFGTLGIPLKQGRDFTLQDTGPGQPGVVIVNEALARRHFPEGDAVGRQLRLGIGVHTIVGVVGDVRQAGLDQAPLPELHVPYGRPWGDDSLVLVVRTSVPPETLLPAVREAVRRVDSGLPVFRAATMEQVIAQSLGARKLVLYLLGGFAGLALILSTQGLYGVISLLVAQRTRELGIRMALGARPEDVLRWVLAQGAILAGIGLAVGLAGALALTRLLESQLYGVSTRDPLTLGGVTLLFSATALLACWFPARRATRVDPIQAMRN; encoded by the coding sequence ATGGGCTTCGTCGATTCCGTGCTCGCGGACGCGCGTTTCGCGCTCCGCACCTTCAAGCGTTCCCCGGGCTTCGTCCTCGCCGCGGTGCTCTGTCTGGCGCTGGGGATCGGCGCGAACGCCGTGGTCTTCAGCGTCGTCCATGGCGTGCTGCTCCGGCCGCTGCCGTATTCGGAGCCCGAGCGCATCGTCACCGTGAGCGAGCTGCGGCCCCAGCTCAGCGGCGGCCCGGTGTCCTGGCCCACGTTCTGGGCATGGCGCGATCACGCCTCGGCCTTCGAGCACCTGGCCGCGTTCACCACGGGCGGCGCCATCCTCCGGACCCCCGAGGATTCGGAGCGCCTCGAGGCCACCCGGGCCACCTCGGACTACTTCGCGGTCCACGGCGTCCCGCCGACCCTGGGCCGGACCTTCGCCCCTGGCGATGACCAGCCCGGCCACGAGTCCGTCGTCGTGCTGGGTGAAGCCCTCTGGCGTCGCCGTTTCGGGGCCAATCCGGCCGTCCTGGGCCAACGCGTGCTGCTGGATGACGTCCCGCATACCGTCGTCGGCGTCATTCCCGGGTCCTTCGACCCCCGGATGGACATCTGGCTGCCCCTCGTGGCGCCACCGGATGCTCGGGACCGGCGGAACTCCACCGTGTTGTCGGTTCGTGGGCGTCTGGCCCAGGGCGTCTCCGTGGCCGCCGCGGACCGGGACATGAAGGAACTCGCCACCCGGCTCGCGGCCGAAGGCCCGGCGGCGAACAAGGACCGGACCGTCCGGGTCGACTCCCTGGCCGAGGCGCGGACGCGACTCTGGGTCGGGCCGTTGCGGCTGCTGCTCGGGGCCGTGGCGCTCGTGCTCCTCATCGCGTGCGCCAACATCGCGAACCTGTTGCTGGCCAGGGCCGGAGCCCGGCGCCACGAGCTGGCCGTCCGAGCCGCCCTCGGCGCCGGCCGCGCGCGAATCCTCCAGCAATTGCTCATCGAAAGCCTGCTCCTGGCGGGCATGGGCGGAGCGCTCGGGCTCCTCGTCGCGCGCTGGGGCCTCGACGGGCTCATGCTCCTCGCGCCCGAGACGATGCCGAATCGCGAGGCCGTGGCGCTCGATGTCCCGGTCTTCCTCTTCCTGTTCGCCGTCACCCTGGCCTGCGGGCTCGCGTTCGGTCTGGTCCCGGCCCTCCAGGCCACCCGCTGGGAGCTTCGGGCCGGGCTGTCCGCTGGCGCGGGCGCGTCGGGCTCCCGGGGGTTGCGCTCCGTCCTGGTCATCGGGGAGCTGGCGCTCTGCCTCGTCCTGCTGGTCGGCGCGGGCCTGCTGGGGCGTGGCTTCTTCCTGCTCCTGGGCACCTCGCCGGGCGTCGAGACCGAGCGGCTCCTGACCCTGCATCTGGGCATTCCCGACTCCCGGTTCTTCACCGAGGACGGCCTGGACACGCGGCTGCCGAGCACCCTGCTGGACCCCATCATCCAGGAGGTCCGCGCGCTTCCGGGCGTCACCGCCGCGGGGATGACCTCGCTGCTGCCCATCCAACGCGCGTGGAGCAACGCGCGCTACACGGTCGAGGGCGCGGACGCACCCGAGCCCGGCCACGAACCCCGGGCCGAGCGTCGCTCCACGAGCCCGGGCTTCTTCGGGACGCTGGGTATCCCGCTGAAGCAAGGCCGCGACTTCACGCTCCAGGACACAGGGCCCGGTCAACCGGGCGTGGTCATCGTCAATGAAGCCCTGGCGCGCAGGCACTTCCCGGAGGGCGACGCGGTGGGACGCCAGCTCCGGCTCGGCATCGGCGTCCACACCATCGTCGGCGTCGTGGGCGACGTCCGGCAGGCCGGGCTGGACCAGGCCCCCCTGCCGGAGCTCCATGTCCCCTATGGCCGCCCCTGGGGAGACGACAGCCTGGTGCTCGTGGTCCGCACCTCCGTTCCTCCGGAGACCTTGCTCCCCGCGGTGCGCGAGGCGGTGCGTCGCGTGGACTCCGGTCTGCCGGTCTTCCGGGCGGCGACGATGGAGCAGGTCATCGCGCAGTCACTCGGCGCGCGGAAGCTCGTGCTGTACCTCCTGGGCGGTTTCGCCGGGCTCGCGCTGATCCTCTCGACCCAGGGGCTCTATGGCGTCATCTCGCTGCTCGTCGCGCAGCGCACGCGCGAACTGGGCATCCGGATGGCCCTCGGGGCCCGCCCGGAGGATGTCCTCCGGTGGGTGCTGGCCCAGGGCGCGATCCTCGCGGGGATCGGCCTCGCGGTGGGGCTGGCTGGAGCGCTGGCCCTGACGCGGCTCCTGGAATCCCAGCTCTACGGCGTCTCGACCCGGGATCCGCTGAC
- a CDS encoding DMT family transporter has product MAYLFLLLAIASEIVGTSLLKKTDGFPRLWPSVLCLSAYGLAFVLLSQAVKKVPVGVAYALWSGLGTAAIVVIGVTFLGESINATKVLGVGLIIAGVIVLNLGGAH; this is encoded by the coding sequence ATGGCGTACCTGTTCCTGCTCCTGGCGATCGCCAGCGAGATCGTCGGCACCAGCCTTCTCAAGAAGACGGACGGATTCCCCCGCCTCTGGCCCTCGGTCCTGTGCCTGAGCGCCTACGGGCTGGCGTTCGTGCTGCTGTCCCAGGCCGTGAAGAAAGTCCCCGTCGGCGTCGCCTATGCCCTCTGGTCCGGGCTCGGAACCGCGGCCATCGTCGTCATCGGCGTCACGTTCCTGGGCGAATCCATCAACGCGACCAAGGTCCTGGGCGTGGGCCTCATCATCGCGGGCGTCATCGTCCTCAATCTGGGCGGCGCCCACTGA